From the genome of Podospora bellae-mahoneyi strain CBS 112042 chromosome 2, whole genome shotgun sequence:
TGGGAAGATTTCATCAGTGCCTATAGACCTTTCCTTGTTATCATTATCTACGTAGTCAAGATTTCTGGAGGTCTGAGTCATCGCTGAATAAGAATGGCCGCTTCAGTTCCATCGTCCGGCTTCTTTGCTTCCAGTGTATGTTTGAGCCAGCATTGGGGACCATCGTTGAAGACAACACCCACACAGCCTGTTTTGTCGGCGCAAACCTTGATGCAGTCTGTCAAGCTCGCTACTATCTTGTCTTTTACCAATCCAAACCCGGGATTGGTGTCCCCGAAAGCATAATTGACGTCGCAAAGTCGTTGGAACCTGAGCTCGCCACGCGAGGGCGAAGAGACATCAAGGTTGAGCCGGTCCACACCAGGGCACTCCATCGTGACATGACCGCTCGGGGAGTCCACTGTTCTAGCCGGCACTGAAGGGGTAGGCGTGGTCGTGGTTGGTGCTAatgtcggtgttggtgttggtgtgaaGTCCGGCCCAGTTGTAGTCTCTGGAGCAATAGTTGGTGACGTCGGCGATGATAGTGCCGTGTTGGAACTGCCTGTGACCGCCGCATTTGTACTCACTGCGTCTTTATGCGATACACTAAAGAGGGTGGATAGATCAGCGGCTGGAAAAGGACATTGTAGTGTTTCTCATGAGTAAAGCGTCGTCCATTGACTCACCTGGTGTTGCCCGCCGTTTTGATGGCTCCGGTTGCCATGGCTCCTAGAAGACCAGCAAGAATGGCGATTATTACGAGGGCTATGAGAGCCACCCATGTAACCGGCTTTTTCCAAAAAGGCCGACCAGGCTCTTCCGGTATTCCCGATTCATATCCTGCCAGCTCGTGTGGATATGCCGGCGGCATCTGACTCGGTACTACAGACGGCCGGTGATAGAGCGGCTCATGTTTCGCGAGGACCTCGGGGAATAGTGTATGTGGGTTGTCGTTTGGAATGAGGCCATCGTTGTACGGCATGGTCGGCGGAATCGCTTGACGTGGCGGTGTGTAGTTGCTGGCCATCTTCCCCTATGGCTCCGGTCTCAAGCAAACAGCTCTGGAGTTCGCCGCTGGAAACCAGATAGCGGGAGGAGAATGATTTTAGAGAAAGGTCTCTTTTGATTGCGATTGCTGTGCCTCCTCCTGGCGTTGAGGCGAAGATCATACTAAGGCGACATGGTTACATTTTGTGCGTTGTTGGTTCTCTTTCAGCGAATGGCGAACCGCACGGCCCCCAACAGGGGCCATGACTGAAGATCGGTTTCGCCGTCACGTTGTCTGAATAAAGCAGGTCAGAACACTGGACTTGTTGGACATTAGCTGACAATTGGCTGCAACCGTTGGAGAGTCGTGTATCTAGGGTATCTACCTTAGTCAGCAAGGCATAACTAAAGGAAAGTGGTTGAGAATATACCATGTACAAGTATCATTCTTGGACAAAAATGGGGGACGACATATCTCCCAGCTATCAGAAGCACCTGTTTCATATTATCGCCCAGTTACCCACCTATCTTTGCCGCGATGCCGCGTCCAGGACTGTAAGAACGTCCTAGATTAACCGAAGCCGCCAGGAATAAAGCAACGGAACATAGCGGGAACATAATCGAGCGTTACAGGGCACTATTGAATTGAATGTCAATACCAGGGTAGCATCTGTTTATTGTAATACAGAGTCTCGACTTCCACCGTTCCTTTATCCGGTCTGAATcatccctttcccttcaCAGTCACCCCTTTAGATGTTCAGTGTCGTTAATTCCACCCAAGTTGCCGCCAGTCAACTATCTCACTTAGACACAGATACCGCCGCAATCGGCACCGCCATTGCGAGGATCGCAGTCATCGCGCGGATCATCGATACAGACTCTGTCACCCTTGCACCGGAAGCCAGCAAAGCCTCCGCAAAACTCGCCAGGGTCAACGCAGATTCCCGGTTTGTCACAAGCCATACCGCATCCCTCCACGTAAGGATTGTCCACGCAAATCTGACCTTTGGGGCAGGTGGCAGGGTTCACGCGGAAGCCACCGCAAGACTGAAATGTCGGTGTTGGTttcggtgttgttgttgttgttgtagtgcGCGAAGCCCGTGAGGTGACAAGCGTTGTCCGTATGGGAAGGGGAACATGTAGAGGAAGTCGAACACAGATTCCCTCGCCGGTGGGCGATCGCTCAAGTCTCTGACAGATCCATCCTGTCGGGCATCGTTCCAATTCAAGGCCACAGGGGCGGACAAGACTCTCAGAAGAGACGATCAGGCTAAGAGCAAAGGTAATGATGGCAGTAGAGAGATGCATTGTGTTTATCACAGGCCGTTGGCAAAGAGGTCGAGATGACGGAATCAGTGGGCAAGGTGAGGAAATTGGTCTCGAATTAATACTTGGGGACGATAGACACCTATGAATCAAGTCTCAGTGACAGCGTAAGCTGAGCACACGTCGCCAGACCCACAGCAGTCGAGAGAAGGTGTGGTACGTTGAACAGAAAGAGGAACCTTCTCGGATGCTATTTCCAAACTTGGCTTCATAATCTCGGCTGAAGTCTAAGCCTGCATCCTTGCCTGTAGTGATTTTCATTCCATTTGTGCTACATACAATGGCCAAGCCGGGGTTGTCTGGCCGTGGGTTAGACAGGCGCTCTTGGTTCCGTGGGCTTGTTCGCTACCATGGTTAACTGGCGATTATCCTATTTTTAGGGACTCGAGTGACAGTTGACGTTCACATGACAAAGGACACCTAAATATGGCACCACAGTCCTCGAAATCAGGTAACGACTGCGAACACAGATGGTAGTAGTCCAGGTACTTGGTTCTCTATGAGACTACCTTACCTGGGACCCAAGATATGTCAGTGCAAGACAAGCTACTGACACACCTGTGGAATGGAATTGCATTCCCTTCTTTCCCGTGGCCAGGAGACTTATCCTCTTTCCCATGTGTGTTTGGGGCAACTTACATGGTAGTCAGGAGCGGCACATCCTTGGCTCCGCTTACGATCTGTGGAACTAGCAACGAATGAATTTATCAATCGTGCATTACAGGAGACAGGTAACTCGAGATAACCGGTGATACAGTGCATAAGGCGCTGTTGGAGCCGTCAGCAGCCTTTTGTTCTCGACCTCACAAGCGGGCTGAAAAGGGGGCCCCTTTTGGGCACTTGCTGTTTATCGACCCTAGTTCCCGACTTATCAGAACAATTTCTGATTCATTCTTGCAAAACTCGCAGTTCCCACACCTGCACACCACTGTGGCTTCCGCAAGTCAACGGCAATGTCCGCCAAAGACATGCCCTCCTTGCCGCAGATAGTGGTCGGTAGTGGGGTCGGTTTCGCTTCGTTTGTTCCAGAATCGTTCTGCGCCGCCCCGCATTGCGTCATTTAAACCTCTGGAAGTGAGTGACGCCTTCATTTTCCCGgtgggaaaaaaaataacattTGTTATGATCATCAGCCATCACTTCAGCAAGACACAACGTTGAACCTTAATACACTGAAAAGGatcaaacaacaaccagcaaCCGGCTCAACCATGAGTTCCCAGCCCCTCAAGATCGGGTTTGTTCCCGAGCATTTCTCAACGCCCATTTACTTTGCCCACAAGCACTTTGGACTCGATGCCGAGCTGATCCCCTTTCCCTCGGGGACCGGACACATGATCACGGCGATCCGGGCCGGAGAGATCGATGTGGCCATCGGTCTGACGGAAGGATGGATTGCTGGATTGGGCAAGACAGAACAGACTGAGGAGAATGACGGCGGGTATAGACTCGTTGGAACATTTGTGGAAACGCCGCTTTGTAAGTGCATCCAGCTGCTGTATTGTTCCGGGGGCTGTGACAAAAATTAACCGCTCGAATTCACTACCAAAAGGCTGGGCCATCTCAACAGGAAACCAGCGTCCTGAGATCCAATCCGTCGACTCGCTCAAAGGTGGCAAAATTGGCGTCTCCCGTATCGGCTCCGGCAGTTATGTCATGGGCTATGTTCTAGCGGATCAGCGTGCATggctccccccaaccacggGGGTGGGCACGTCTGCCGAGTCTGCGTCCCCTTACTCGGATTTTGTGGTGTTCAACACGTTTGAGAATCTCCGGAAAGCAGTGAACGACGGGACTGCGGATTTCTTCATGTGGGAGCATTTTACTTCCAAAAAGTATTACGATAATGGAGAGATTAGACGTGTGGGGGAGATCTACACTCCCTGGTCAAGCTGGAAGATTGTGGCTTCCACCAAGTTGGTGAAAGGCACCGTGTTGGATGGCAGGGTGGATGATCtgctggagaagctgaaCAAGGGCATCCGGCATTTCAATGAGAATCCAGAGGAAGCAGTCGAGTACATCAGCACGAACTTGGATTACTCGGAAGAAGATGCTAGAGAATGGCTCAAGACAGTCAAGTTTCCGGAGAGAACACAGGGGGTTGACTTGAACGTGGTCAGGAGTACGGTTGACATCCTGAACAAGGCCGGAGTCTTGACCCAAGGGAAAGGGATTCAGGCCGGAGATATGATTGTCAAACAACGATAGGCACCGGGTATTGTGGGTTCTTGATCTGTTTCAGCGAGTTTTGTTTAGAAATTTTCTTAAGACTAGGGCCTTGCGGCATTGACCTTGCATTTGTTCCACTTTTGATAGGCTCTTGCAACTGTCAGACTGGAGCTTGTTCTGTTGTGTTCTGGCACTCTAAATACATGGCATCGTTGCCATATCCTCTCAATTTTGCTGACATGTCTACGTCATCCATCCCAGGCTCGAACCCAAATCGTTTCCAAAAGGCCAATGTGCCGTACACTGAGATAAGACAGGTAGTGCGGTAGTTGCGCGCAACGTCCAAAACCTTCTTGATACCTTCGGCAGCTAATCCACGTCCCTGGAATGAAGGGCGAATGGCGAGGTCGTGAATGTAATAGTGGTCGGCAGTCGGGGGTATCTCAACGAGCAGGTTATCCAGAGCGGGAGGGCAGCGTCGTGGAATGGGATGAGATACGATATAGCCGCAAATCTCCTGCCTTGATTCCAGAACGATGCATCCCTCAGGGAAGAGTTCTACCCGCTCTGCGAAAACAGAGGCACCTTCAGGGAGACCGGAGTGgatctcatcagcaacaagcaTGACAGCCGAGAGATCGTGGTTGTACATGGGGCGCCATGAGGCCGTTGGGTTCATTTTGGCGTTTAAAGTTGTTTCATGCCAAATCAAGAGGATTACAAGATGGTGATCAGTCACAAAAATGATAAGTGAGGTAAATCTCCAATGGCAGCTACGGTTTGAATGAGTCATGGCTTTGACCCACTGCCTGCTTGGTTTCCCTGGCTGTGGAGCTACCCGGTGGCTTTCAAGGGCTCATGTTTCTGCCTTCTCTGGCACGATACTGCTCGCAGACTGTAGGATTGCTTATTTTACCCCCAAGACTGTTAAATAACTCCTACTTGCGGAGGCACATATGTCCTTTTAGTAGACACCGGTGGAGCTGAACATATCTTACGCAACCTACCTCGTCGTAGATAGTATGCAAGTAATCCTGAAGAAACGGGCAGACAATGATCCAGGAGAAGCATGATGGCCGGGTCATTGTGAAGTGCCAATTCTTCCTTGATGGGGCCGCTGTGATagaaggtaggtaggttaaTGCCGAATGTCGGTATCTTGGCCACCCCGCGCAATAGACATTTACCCACGGGAGAGTCCATATTGCCTCGAAGCCTCTCGGCTTATAGATCACCCTGGCCAGTGTAAGAACGACCTTCAAACATACTTATCTAGATCAACCTCGT
Proteins encoded in this window:
- a CDS encoding hypothetical protein (EggNog:ENOG503NWFB; COG:S), with product MSSQPLKIGFVPEHFSTPIYFAHKHFGLDAELIPFPSGTGHMITAIRAGEIDVAIGLTEGWIAGLGKTEQTEENDGGYRLVGTFVETPLCWAISTGNQRPEIQSVDSLKGGKIGVSRIGSGSYVMGYVLADQRAWLPPTTGVGTSAESASPYSDFVVFNTFENLRKAVNDGTADFFMWEHFTSKKYYDNGEIRRVGEIYTPWSSWKIVASTKLVKGTVLDGRVDDLLEKLNKGIRHFNENPEEAVEYISTNLDYSEEDAREWLKTVKFPERTQGVDLNVVRSTVDILNKAGVLTQGKGIQAGDMIVKQR
- a CDS encoding hypothetical protein (EggNog:ENOG503P7C3), translated to MHLSTAIITFALSLIVSSESLVRPCGLELERCPTGWICQRLERSPTGEGICVRLPLHVPLPIRTTLVTSRASRTTTTTTTPKPTPTFQSCGGFRVNPATCPKGQICVDNPYVEGCGMACDKPGICVDPGEFCGGFAGFRCKGDRVCIDDPRDDCDPRNGGADCGGICV
- a CDS encoding hypothetical protein (EggNog:ENOG503PY0M); this translates as MASNYTPPRQAIPPTMPYNDGLIPNDNPHTLFPEVLAKHEPLYHRPSVVPSQMPPAYPHELAGYESGIPEEPGRPFWKKPVTWVALIALVIIAILAGLLGAMATGAIKTAGNTSVSHKDAVSTNAAVTGSSNTALSSPTSPTIAPETTTGPDFTPTPTPTLAPTTTTPTPSVPARTVDSPSGHVTMECPGVDRLNLDVSSPSRGELRFQRLCDVNYAFGDTNPGFGLVKDKIVASLTDCIKVCADKTGCVGVVFNDGPQCWLKHTLEAKKPDDGTEAAILIQR
- a CDS encoding hypothetical protein (EggNog:ENOG503P4DC; COG:S), whose protein sequence is MTHSNRSCHWRFTSLIIFVTDHHLVILLIWHETTLNAKMNPTASWRPMYNHDLSAVMLVADEIHSGLPEGASVFAERVELFPEGCIVLESRQEICGYIVSHPIPRRCPPALDNLLVEIPPTADHYYIHDLAIRPSFQGRGLAAEGIKKVLDVARNYRTTCLISVYGTLAFWKRFGFEPGMDDVDMSAKLRGYGNDAMYLECQNTTEQAPV